The proteins below come from a single Salinilacihabitans rarus genomic window:
- a CDS encoding isochorismate synthase yields the protein MDRASGDRGLTGVAEGADAALHSRSSELEDVSFGAVLDADGDSLVAWATPDGLEVVGCGVAARLSATGPERFERIRADARRLFDDLDHDGPAVARPRAFGGFAFHDGHEATPPWRGFDAATFVVPEVLVVRSEAGTWLTGVARSEAAASETLDAWRERLAGLPAMRPSGDPPGVVETRRTTTREEWTEGVETALDRIDAGDLEKVVLAQALSVSLAEPIDVPATLERLRRRYPNCYRFLVGYGAGTFFGAPPERLVAKRGDRVETEALAGSVPRGESPEGDEELAARLLDSEKFRREHGLVVEAIREQLAPLARAVTVDDRTVRRLATIQHLRTPIEATLADGAHVLDIVEALHPTPAVGGVPPDAAWETIRSVETFDRGWYASPVGWFDAAGDGEFAVGIRSGVATDESVTLFAGNGIVADSDPDEEWEEVLLKYRPILDELRR from the coding sequence ATGGACAGAGCGTCGGGAGACCGGGGGCTGACCGGAGTCGCCGAGGGCGCGGACGCCGCGTTGCACAGTCGCAGCAGCGAACTCGAAGACGTCTCCTTCGGCGCGGTGCTCGACGCCGACGGCGACTCGCTGGTCGCGTGGGCGACGCCCGACGGCCTCGAAGTCGTCGGCTGCGGCGTCGCCGCCCGCCTCTCGGCGACCGGCCCGGAGCGCTTCGAGCGCATCCGGGCCGACGCCCGCCGGCTCTTCGACGACCTCGACCACGACGGCCCCGCCGTCGCCCGCCCGCGGGCGTTCGGCGGCTTCGCGTTCCACGACGGCCACGAGGCGACGCCGCCGTGGCGCGGCTTCGACGCGGCGACGTTCGTCGTCCCCGAGGTGCTCGTCGTCCGGAGCGAGGCGGGGACGTGGCTGACCGGCGTCGCCCGCTCCGAGGCGGCGGCGAGCGAGACCCTCGACGCGTGGCGCGAGCGGCTGGCCGGCCTGCCCGCGATGCGCCCGAGCGGCGATCCGCCGGGGGTCGTCGAGACCCGGCGGACGACGACCCGCGAGGAGTGGACCGAAGGGGTCGAGACGGCCCTCGACCGGATCGACGCGGGCGACCTCGAGAAGGTCGTCCTCGCGCAGGCGCTGTCGGTCTCGCTGGCCGAACCGATCGACGTGCCGGCGACGCTCGAACGCCTGCGCCGGCGGTACCCGAACTGCTACCGGTTCCTCGTCGGCTACGGCGCGGGCACCTTCTTCGGCGCGCCACCCGAGCGCCTCGTCGCCAAGCGCGGCGACCGCGTCGAGACCGAGGCGCTCGCGGGGTCGGTCCCCCGCGGGGAGAGCCCCGAGGGCGACGAGGAACTGGCCGCCCGTCTGCTCGACAGCGAGAAGTTCCGCCGCGAGCACGGCCTCGTCGTCGAGGCGATCCGCGAGCAACTCGCGCCGCTGGCCCGGGCGGTCACGGTCGACGACCGGACCGTCCGGCGGCTGGCGACGATCCAGCACCTCCGGACGCCGATCGAGGCGACGCTCGCCGACGGCGCGCACGTCCTCGACATCGTCGAGGCGCTGCACCCGACGCCGGCCGTCGGCGGCGTCCCCCCGGACGCGGCGTGGGAGACGATCCGGAGCGTCGAGACGTTCGACCGGGGGTGGTACGCGAGCCCCGTCGGCTGGTTCGACGCCGCGGGCGACGGCGAGTTCGCCGTCGGCATCCGCTCGGGCGTCGCGACCGACGAGTCGGTCACGCTGTTCGCCGGCAACGGCATCGTCGCCGACAGCGACCCCGACGAGGAGTGGGAGGAAGTGTTGCTCAAGTACCGGCCGATCCTCGACGAACTCCGCCGATGA
- the menD gene encoding 2-succinyl-5-enolpyruvyl-6-hydroxy-3-cyclohexene-1-carboxylic-acid synthase has translation MTAPNRATLWGRVLVDELSKAGLEAVCLAPGSRSTPLTVAFAESDVRVFSHLDERSAAFFALGRARRTGEPTALVCTSGTAAANFHPAVIEASQARVPLLVLTADRPAELRDSGANQTVDQVKLYGDAVRWYAELPDPEADQRKVRSLRTTAARALAETTGVPPGPVHLNCPLRKPLEPTDVPEAVPDEFAETLAGAGREGPFVRTERGRTTADADAVDRVASALEDAERPLLVAGPADPPAVDGIDPDVVAAIATAAAAPIFADPLSGLRFGPHVDDAPVCGGYDGYADALPAPDVVVRVGASPTSKRLRNALRDAEARQFLVDPAGEWREATFTATDLVTAEPGPFLASVAAELDADAGTDADWLESVREAEARHWRVCEAARTDDAVASDPFEGAVVAAALDLAPDPATVFVSNSMPIRDADRFGRPRSAALTVLANRGASGIDGITSTALGAGSATDDPLVLVTGDLAFYHDANGLLAVDRCGVDATVVLLDNDGGGIFHKLPIESFDPPFTDQFKTPHGLEFDALAEFYDVEFERVAPADFDEAYERSLRRPGTQVLAVGFDAEASHRRREELERRVRDGE, from the coding sequence ATGACCGCGCCGAACCGCGCCACCCTCTGGGGTCGCGTCCTCGTCGACGAACTCTCGAAGGCCGGCCTCGAAGCCGTCTGCCTCGCCCCCGGCAGCCGGTCGACGCCGCTGACCGTCGCGTTCGCCGAGAGCGACGTCCGCGTCTTCTCGCACCTCGACGAGCGCTCGGCGGCGTTCTTCGCGCTCGGGCGGGCCCGCCGGACGGGCGAGCCGACCGCGCTGGTCTGTACTTCCGGCACGGCGGCCGCGAACTTCCACCCGGCGGTGATCGAGGCCAGTCAGGCACGCGTGCCGCTGCTCGTGTTGACGGCCGACCGACCGGCGGAACTGCGCGACAGCGGCGCCAACCAGACCGTCGATCAGGTCAAACTCTACGGCGACGCCGTCCGCTGGTACGCCGAACTTCCCGACCCCGAGGCCGACCAGCGGAAGGTACGGAGCCTCCGGACGACCGCCGCGCGGGCGCTCGCGGAGACGACCGGCGTCCCGCCGGGGCCGGTCCACCTCAACTGCCCGCTCCGCAAGCCCCTCGAACCGACCGACGTGCCGGAGGCCGTCCCCGACGAGTTCGCCGAGACGCTCGCGGGGGCGGGCCGCGAGGGGCCGTTCGTCCGGACCGAGCGAGGACGGACGACGGCCGACGCGGACGCCGTCGACCGGGTCGCGAGCGCGCTCGAAGACGCCGAGCGACCGCTGCTCGTCGCCGGCCCCGCCGACCCGCCCGCGGTGGACGGGATCGACCCCGACGTCGTCGCCGCAATCGCGACGGCCGCCGCCGCTCCGATATTCGCGGACCCGCTCTCGGGGCTGCGGTTCGGTCCGCACGTCGACGACGCGCCCGTCTGCGGCGGCTACGACGGCTACGCCGACGCGCTCCCGGCGCCGGACGTCGTCGTCCGCGTCGGCGCGTCGCCGACCTCGAAACGGCTCCGCAACGCCTTGCGCGACGCCGAGGCCCGGCAGTTCCTCGTCGACCCCGCCGGCGAGTGGCGCGAGGCGACGTTCACCGCGACCGACCTCGTCACCGCCGAACCGGGGCCGTTCCTCGCGTCGGTCGCGGCCGAACTGGACGCCGACGCGGGGACGGACGCCGACTGGCTCGAATCCGTCCGCGAGGCGGAGGCCCGCCACTGGCGCGTCTGCGAGGCCGCCCGGACGGACGACGCGGTCGCGAGCGACCCGTTCGAGGGGGCGGTCGTCGCCGCGGCGCTCGACCTCGCCCCGGACCCGGCGACCGTCTTCGTCTCGAACAGCATGCCGATCCGGGACGCGGATCGGTTCGGCCGACCGCGGAGCGCGGCCCTGACCGTGCTCGCGAACCGCGGCGCCAGCGGCATCGACGGGATCACGAGCACCGCGCTCGGGGCCGGCAGCGCGACCGACGACCCGCTCGTGCTCGTCACGGGCGACCTCGCTTTCTACCACGACGCGAACGGCCTGCTGGCGGTCGACCGCTGTGGCGTCGACGCGACGGTCGTCCTGCTGGACAACGACGGCGGCGGTATCTTCCACAAACTCCCGATCGAGTCGTTCGACCCGCCGTTTACCGACCAGTTCAAGACGCCCCACGGCCTCGAGTTCGACGCGCTGGCGGAGTTCTACGACGTCGAGTTCGAGCGCGTCGCGCCGGCCGACTTCGACGAGGCCTACGAGCGCTCGCTCCGGCGCCCGGGGACGCAGGTGCTCGCCGTCGGGTTCGACGCCGAGGCGAGCCACCGGCGCCGGGAGGAACTCGAACGGCGGGTTCGCGACGGCGAGTGA
- a CDS encoding J domain-containing protein — protein sequence MAETYYDVLGVPRDASTEEIRAAYRERVLETHPDHNDDPDAAEQFGRVREAEAVLTDEDERTRYDRLGHEAYLGVESDDEGVAGTGGGTGGDGSWSVAEAAARAAERSASEADDGGPSHHARQRSRRRRATSGTEWQFGTDSSSDVSAGRARAKTTSTDRTRTTAGGSRAEGEGFSYSVHGWDDEVDFADERPPIDQSIAITAGAVALFYPLLVYGSLTPAFPLWVNLVVAACTLVLVGSLLTVPRAALTAFGVWSVLTPLALVWHPAVGPFSPIGLLALAATWVPLGYAVAVWWAVRP from the coding sequence ATGGCCGAGACGTACTACGACGTGCTCGGCGTCCCCCGCGACGCTTCCACGGAGGAGATTCGGGCCGCCTACCGCGAGCGCGTCCTCGAAACCCACCCGGACCACAACGACGACCCCGACGCCGCGGAGCAGTTCGGACGCGTCCGCGAGGCCGAGGCGGTCCTCACGGACGAGGACGAGCGCACCCGCTACGACCGCCTCGGCCACGAGGCCTACCTCGGGGTCGAGTCGGACGACGAGGGGGTCGCCGGAACCGGCGGCGGGACCGGCGGCGACGGATCGTGGAGCGTCGCCGAGGCGGCCGCGCGGGCCGCCGAGCGATCCGCGAGCGAGGCCGACGACGGCGGACCGAGCCACCACGCCCGCCAGCGGTCCCGCCGCCGGCGAGCGACCTCGGGCACGGAGTGGCAGTTCGGGACGGACTCCTCGTCGGACGTCTCCGCCGGCCGAGCGCGGGCGAAGACAACTTCGACGGACCGGACGCGGACGACCGCCGGGGGGTCGCGCGCGGAGGGCGAGGGGTTCAGCTACAGCGTCCACGGCTGGGACGACGAGGTCGACTTCGCCGACGAACGACCGCCGATCGACCAGTCGATCGCGATCACCGCCGGCGCCGTGGCGCTTTTCTATCCGCTGTTGGTCTACGGGAGCCTCACACCGGCGTTCCCGCTGTGGGTCAACCTCGTCGTCGCGGCCTGCACGCTCGTCCTCGTCGGCTCCCTGCTGACGGTGCCGCGGGCCGCGCTCACGGCCTTCGGCGTCTGGAGCGTCCTCACGCCGCTCGCGCTCGTCTGGCACCCCGCGGTCGGGCCGTTCTCCCCGATCGGCCTGCTCGCCCTCGCGGCCACCTGGGTACCCCTCGGCTACGCGGTGGCCGTCTGGTGGGCCGTACGGCCCTGA
- a CDS encoding 1,4-dihydroxy-2-naphthoyl-CoA synthase: MVSELFDEDRWEPVDGFDFRDITYHRAVDSGTVRIAFDRPEVRNAFRPGTVDELYDALDHAKRQTDVGCVLLTGNGPSPKDGGWAFCSGGDQTIRGEDGYQYEGEEARASEQGRLHILEVQRLIRHIPKVVVCVVPGWAVGGGHSLHVVCDLTLASEEHAKFLQTDPDVASYDAGFGSAYLARQIGQKKAREVFFLGKTYSAEEAAEMGMVNEVVPHERLEETALEWGETINSKSPTAMRMLKYAFNMADDGFVGQQVFAGEATRLGYMTDEAREGRDAFVEGREPDFSEFPWHY, encoded by the coding sequence ATGGTTTCGGAACTGTTCGACGAGGACCGGTGGGAGCCGGTGGACGGGTTCGACTTCCGCGACATCACCTACCACCGCGCGGTCGACTCGGGGACGGTCCGGATCGCGTTCGACCGCCCCGAGGTGCGAAACGCGTTCCGGCCCGGCACCGTCGACGAACTGTACGACGCGCTCGACCACGCCAAGCGCCAGACCGACGTCGGGTGCGTCCTGCTGACCGGCAACGGCCCGTCGCCGAAAGACGGCGGCTGGGCGTTCTGTTCGGGCGGGGACCAGACGATCCGCGGCGAGGACGGCTACCAGTACGAGGGCGAAGAAGCGCGAGCCTCGGAGCAGGGTCGCCTCCACATCCTCGAAGTCCAGCGGCTCATCCGTCATATCCCGAAAGTCGTCGTCTGCGTCGTCCCCGGGTGGGCCGTCGGCGGCGGCCACTCCCTGCACGTCGTCTGCGACCTCACGCTCGCCAGCGAGGAGCACGCGAAGTTCCTCCAGACCGACCCCGACGTCGCCAGCTACGACGCCGGTTTCGGCTCCGCGTACCTCGCCCGACAGATCGGCCAGAAGAAGGCCCGCGAGGTGTTCTTCCTCGGGAAGACCTACTCCGCCGAGGAGGCCGCCGAGATGGGGATGGTAAACGAGGTCGTCCCCCACGAGCGGCTAGAGGAGACCGCACTGGAGTGGGGCGAGACCATCAACTCGAAGAGCCCGACGGCGATGCGGATGCTCAAGTACGCGTTCAACATGGCCGACGACGGCTTCGTCGGCCAGCAGGTGTTCGCCGGCGAGGCAACCAGACTCGGCTACATGACCGACGAGGCCCGGGAGGGCCGGGACGCCTTCGTCGAGGGGCGGGAGCCGGACTTCTCGGAGTTTCCCTGGCACTACTGA
- a CDS encoding enoyl-CoA hydratase/isomerase family protein, with amino-acid sequence MSDGGVEGDGDDGDPEAVAASLETVRVDVGARAERVATVAIDRPEARNALNATVREELKRALAAVEADDRVRAVVLTGADEAKAFVAGADVTELRERGPVEQRAASARPRVYETVDDLSKPVIARINGHALGGGCELAQACDVRIASERAKLGQPEINLGLVPGGGATQRLPRLVGEGQAMRLILSGELIDAAEAREIGLVDEVHPPEDLDEAVYDLAGSMAEKSPLALEVAKKAVTASSRMDLEAGIEYEAELFAGLFATRDKDEGIDAFLEDRDPEWEGR; translated from the coding sequence ATGAGTGACGGCGGCGTCGAGGGCGACGGCGACGACGGCGACCCGGAGGCAGTCGCGGCCTCGCTCGAAACCGTCCGGGTGGACGTCGGCGCGCGCGCCGAGCGCGTGGCGACGGTCGCGATCGACCGCCCCGAGGCCCGGAACGCGCTGAACGCGACGGTACGAGAGGAACTGAAGCGGGCGCTCGCGGCCGTCGAGGCCGACGACCGCGTCCGCGCGGTGGTACTGACCGGCGCCGACGAGGCGAAGGCGTTCGTCGCCGGCGCCGACGTCACGGAGCTACGCGAGCGCGGCCCCGTCGAGCAGCGCGCGGCGAGCGCGCGCCCGCGGGTCTACGAGACCGTCGACGACCTCTCGAAGCCCGTGATCGCGCGGATCAACGGCCACGCGCTGGGCGGGGGCTGTGAACTCGCGCAGGCCTGTGACGTCCGGATCGCCAGCGAGCGGGCGAAACTGGGCCAGCCGGAGATCAACCTCGGCCTCGTCCCCGGCGGCGGGGCGACCCAGCGGCTGCCGCGACTGGTCGGCGAGGGACAGGCCATGCGGCTGATCCTCTCCGGCGAGTTGATCGACGCCGCGGAGGCCCGCGAGATCGGCCTCGTCGACGAGGTTCACCCTCCGGAGGACCTCGACGAGGCCGTCTACGACCTCGCCGGCTCGATGGCCGAGAAGAGCCCGCTGGCGCTCGAAGTCGCGAAGAAAGCCGTCACGGCGAGTTCCCGGATGGACCTCGAAGCCGGCATCGAGTACGAGGCCGAACTGTTCGCGGGGCTGTTCGCGACCCGCGACAAGGACGAGGGGATCGACGCCTTCCTCGAGGACCGCGACCCCGAGTGGGAGGGACGGTAG
- a CDS encoding 3-hydroxyacyl-CoA dehydrogenase family protein, whose product MHVGVLGAGTMGHGIAQVAAMAGHDVVMRDVQTEFVRDGLESIEGNLREGVDRGKVPEEDLEATLERIEGTIDLEAAVGEADLVIEAVPEELDLKRRTFEEVADLAPADATLASNTSSLSLTEIASTLDDPGRMIGLHFFNPPHVMALVEIVVAEQTDESTVAFAREFVDDLGKEPITVRDTAGFATSRLGVALGVEAMRMLEEGVASPRDVDRAMELGYNHPMGPIELGDVVGLDVRLDILEHLREELGERFRPPQILRRKVRAGKLGRKTGEGFYVWEDGEIVGVSDDGSGGLGGGADE is encoded by the coding sequence ATGCACGTCGGCGTACTCGGCGCAGGCACGATGGGGCACGGAATCGCGCAGGTGGCCGCGATGGCCGGCCACGACGTCGTGATGCGGGACGTCCAGACGGAGTTCGTCCGCGACGGCCTGGAGTCGATCGAGGGGAACCTCCGCGAGGGGGTCGACCGCGGGAAGGTCCCCGAGGAGGACCTCGAAGCGACCCTCGAACGGATCGAGGGCACGATCGACCTCGAGGCGGCCGTCGGCGAGGCCGACCTCGTAATCGAGGCGGTCCCCGAGGAACTCGACCTCAAGCGACGGACGTTCGAGGAGGTCGCCGACCTCGCCCCGGCGGACGCGACGCTCGCCTCGAACACGTCGTCGCTGTCGCTGACCGAGATCGCGAGCACGCTCGACGATCCCGGACGGATGATCGGCCTCCACTTCTTCAACCCGCCGCACGTGATGGCGCTGGTCGAGATCGTCGTCGCCGAGCAGACCGACGAGTCGACGGTCGCGTTCGCCCGCGAGTTCGTCGACGACCTCGGCAAGGAGCCGATCACCGTCCGGGACACCGCCGGCTTCGCCACCTCGCGGCTGGGCGTGGCGCTCGGCGTCGAGGCGATGCGGATGCTCGAGGAGGGCGTCGCCTCGCCCCGCGACGTCGACCGGGCGATGGAACTCGGTTACAACCACCCGATGGGGCCGATCGAACTCGGCGACGTCGTCGGGCTGGACGTCCGACTGGACATCCTAGAGCACCTGCGCGAGGAACTCGGCGAGCGGTTCCGCCCGCCACAGATCCTCCGCCGGAAGGTCCGCGCCGGCAAACTCGGGCGCAAGACCGGCGAGGGGTTCTACGTCTGGGAGGACGGCGAAATCGTCGGCGTCAGCGACGACGGGAGCGGGGGGCTCGGGGGTGGCGCCGATGAGTGA
- a CDS encoding zinc ribbon domain-containing protein — protein MTAIRAAGAYAPRFRIDAEAFEAAWGRFDAPGVREKAVAAADEDPLTMAREAAARALSAADRDGSAVDWLGFAASRPPLAEEDLTARLGAMLAVPERATRHAFAGSTRAGTRALWAAADALEAGAAETALVVAADAPRGDPDDEIDHAAGAGAAAFVLDREGPARIVDRAEYAAPYPGTRFRETGSDETTGLGVTAYDRRAFVETIEGAVDGLAAVPDPDAAAIQAPDGKLPYRAADAAGVDAGAIEAAATVHDLGDLGAASVPVSLARALAAGHESILAVSHGSGAGADAFVVEAEGDVPVDDALDRGGDPISYAAYLRRRGVVTSGPPEGGGAYVSVPSWRRSLPQRYRLEAGRCPDCGALAFPPEGACPDCGSLDPFESVALPREGTVEAATTISGGGAPPEFAERVAREGAYAALVVSFAVGDERVRVPAMGTDADPAAFAVGDRVEATIRRIYEQEGVTRYGFKVRPA, from the coding sequence GTGACCGCGATCCGCGCCGCGGGCGCCTACGCGCCCCGCTTCCGGATCGACGCGGAGGCGTTCGAGGCGGCGTGGGGCCGGTTCGACGCCCCCGGCGTCCGGGAGAAGGCGGTCGCCGCGGCCGACGAGGACCCGCTGACGATGGCCCGCGAGGCCGCGGCGCGCGCGCTCTCGGCGGCCGACCGCGACGGGTCGGCGGTCGACTGGCTCGGCTTCGCCGCCTCCCGGCCCCCGCTGGCCGAGGAGGACCTCACCGCCCGTCTGGGGGCGATGCTCGCGGTCCCGGAGCGGGCGACCCGACACGCCTTCGCGGGGAGCACCCGTGCCGGGACGCGGGCGCTGTGGGCCGCGGCGGACGCCCTCGAAGCGGGTGCGGCGGAGACGGCGCTCGTCGTCGCGGCGGACGCCCCGCGGGGCGACCCGGACGACGAAATCGACCACGCGGCGGGCGCGGGCGCCGCGGCGTTCGTCCTCGACCGCGAGGGGCCCGCCCGGATCGTCGACCGGGCCGAGTACGCCGCCCCCTATCCGGGGACGCGGTTCCGCGAGACGGGGTCGGACGAGACGACGGGACTGGGCGTCACGGCCTACGACCGGCGGGCGTTCGTCGAGACGATCGAGGGTGCGGTCGACGGACTCGCCGCCGTGCCCGACCCCGACGCGGCGGCGATTCAGGCGCCCGACGGGAAACTCCCCTACCGCGCGGCCGACGCGGCCGGCGTCGACGCGGGGGCGATCGAGGCCGCGGCGACGGTCCACGACCTCGGCGACCTCGGGGCCGCGAGCGTCCCCGTCTCGCTCGCCCGGGCGCTGGCGGCGGGCCACGAGTCGATCCTCGCGGTCTCCCACGGCAGCGGCGCCGGCGCGGACGCGTTCGTCGTCGAGGCGGAGGGCGACGTCCCCGTCGACGACGCGCTCGACCGGGGCGGCGACCCCATCTCGTACGCCGCGTACCTCCGCCGGCGCGGCGTCGTCACGTCCGGCCCGCCCGAGGGCGGGGGCGCGTACGTCAGCGTCCCCTCGTGGCGGCGGTCGCTCCCGCAGCGCTACCGACTCGAGGCCGGGCGCTGTCCCGACTGCGGGGCGCTCGCGTTCCCGCCGGAGGGGGCCTGCCCCGACTGCGGGTCGCTCGACCCGTTCGAGTCCGTCGCCCTCCCCCGCGAGGGGACCGTCGAGGCGGCCACGACCATCTCCGGCGGCGGCGCCCCGCCGGAGTTCGCCGAGCGCGTGGCCCGCGAGGGCGCGTACGCGGCGCTGGTCGTCTCCTTCGCGGTCGGCGACGAGCGCGTCAGGGTGCCCGCGATGGGGACCGACGCCGACCCCGCGGCGTTCGCCGTCGGCGACCGCGTCGAGGCGACGATCCGCCGGATCTACGAGCAGGAGGGCGTGACGCGGTACGGGTTCAAGGTCCGGCCCGCGTAG
- a CDS encoding thiolase domain-containing protein, translating to MRDAYVVGAGQSDFGAFPDESYRSLFRTAFEAAVASVPKGFDPAAVDEAVVGTLGVGGRQLGLSGPAVTEHVGLGGVPCTRVENACAASGFAVRQAVQAVRSGMADVVLAGGFEVMTDASADATKYWLGVSGETEWERLSGTTFAGTYAQMAGVYADRYDLPRERLSQVAAKNHENGAKNPHAQLGFECSVEDAESAPVVADPLTLYHCCPTSDGAACVLVASEDVVAEYADEPIRIAGVGAGSDRVGLFQREDLARIPASERAAERAYEAARIGPDEIDFAEVHDCFAIAELLAYEDLGFCERGEAGDLVAAGATERGGDLPVNTSGGLKSKGHPIGATGAGQVVEAFEQLSGTAGERQVAGATRGLTHNVGGSGGAAVVHVFEREESEEVGA from the coding sequence ATGCGAGACGCTTACGTGGTCGGGGCGGGCCAGTCCGACTTCGGCGCGTTCCCCGACGAGAGCTACCGCTCGCTGTTCCGGACGGCGTTCGAGGCGGCCGTCGCGAGCGTCCCGAAGGGGTTCGACCCCGCGGCCGTCGACGAGGCGGTCGTCGGTACCCTCGGCGTCGGCGGTCGCCAACTCGGCCTGTCGGGCCCCGCCGTCACCGAACACGTCGGCCTCGGCGGCGTACCCTGTACGCGGGTCGAGAACGCCTGCGCGGCGAGTGGTTTCGCCGTCCGGCAGGCGGTACAGGCCGTCCGCTCGGGGATGGCAGACGTCGTCCTCGCGGGCGGCTTCGAGGTGATGACCGACGCGAGCGCCGACGCGACGAAGTACTGGCTCGGCGTCTCCGGCGAGACCGAGTGGGAACGGCTCTCCGGGACGACCTTCGCCGGCACCTACGCCCAGATGGCCGGCGTCTACGCCGACCGGTACGACCTCCCGCGCGAGCGCCTCTCGCAGGTCGCCGCGAAGAACCACGAGAACGGCGCGAAAAACCCCCACGCCCAGTTGGGGTTCGAGTGCTCCGTCGAGGACGCCGAGTCGGCGCCGGTCGTCGCCGACCCGCTCACGCTCTATCACTGCTGTCCGACCTCGGACGGGGCGGCCTGCGTCCTCGTCGCGAGTGAGGACGTCGTCGCCGAGTACGCCGACGAGCCGATCCGGATCGCGGGCGTCGGTGCCGGCAGCGACCGCGTCGGACTGTTCCAGCGCGAGGACCTCGCGCGGATCCCGGCCTCGGAGCGGGCGGCCGAGCGGGCCTACGAGGCGGCCAGGATCGGCCCCGACGAGATCGACTTCGCGGAGGTCCACGACTGTTTCGCCATCGCCGAACTGCTCGCCTACGAGGACCTCGGCTTCTGCGAGCGCGGCGAGGCGGGCGACCTCGTCGCCGCCGGCGCGACCGAACGCGGCGGCGACCTGCCGGTCAACACCTCCGGCGGCCTCAAGTCGAAGGGCCACCCCATCGGCGCGACCGGCGCCGGGCAGGTCGTCGAGGCGTTCGAACAGCTCTCGGGGACCGCCGGCGAGCGACAGGTCGCGGGCGCGACCCGCGGGCTCACCCACAACGTCGGGGGGAGCGGCGGCGCGGCGGTCGTCCACGTCTTCGAGCGCGAGGAGTCCGAGGAGGTGGGCGCGTGA
- a CDS encoding MaoC/PaaZ C-terminal domain-containing protein, whose translation MPYSYEPHHFEDFEEGQEFESVGRTVTEADFVFHSMFAGDWTELHTNRHYAEEEYFGERVAHGPMTFVLATGFVYRCGFLERTVLAFLGMNYMDIPAPVRTGDTISLEMVVTGTKDLSSRDDAGLVTIDTTMTNQDGEVVFEGDMKFLIKRRSA comes from the coding sequence ATGCCCTACAGCTACGAGCCCCACCACTTCGAGGACTTCGAGGAGGGACAGGAGTTCGAGAGCGTCGGCCGGACGGTGACGGAGGCGGACTTCGTCTTCCACTCGATGTTCGCCGGCGACTGGACGGAACTACACACCAACCGTCACTACGCCGAAGAGGAGTACTTCGGCGAGCGCGTCGCCCACGGCCCGATGACGTTCGTCCTCGCGACGGGGTTCGTCTACCGCTGTGGCTTCCTCGAACGGACCGTACTCGCGTTCCTCGGGATGAACTACATGGACATCCCCGCGCCCGTCCGGACGGGCGACACCATCTCCCTCGAGATGGTCGTGACCGGGACGAAGGACCTCTCCAGTCGCGACGACGCCGGCCTCGTGACCATCGACACGACGATGACGAACCAGGACGGCGAGGTCGTCTTCGAGGGCGACATGAAGTTCCTGATCAAGCGCCGGTCGGCATGA